The window TTTCACATGTAAATATATCGAACCTATTATTAGACCCAGTATAAATATATGTTTCACatataaatttattcggtacggttcgatatttatatattaagtttaaaaatgatAATGGGTCTAATATTTATAAAGAATGGGTCgaataagtttaaaatttgagCCCACTAATGACCCTGCCGTTAAAGAATGGGTCTAATATTTATATTAGTAAATAATAATGTATTAATATAAATAATGTATAAATTTtaatacattattttttttaaacttaatatataaatatatgtttcacatgtaaatttattcggtaccgttagatattttttcggtttatttttataaaataaaaaacctaccctaattatcggtacgattatagatttatataaaaacctacggttttattaaaagaaacctaaaaattagTTCGGTACGGTACAATTCGGTCGGTTTAGtctatttttaaatatccatttacACCCCTAATCATTACTAACTGAGGAAAATAGCAGTATTAGACTCATTCTTTAACGGCAGGGTCATTAGTGGGCTCAAATTTAAACGAgggttataattgatccatttcgaaTAACACAAGGGCATTATTAGACATATTCTATAACTGCAGGGTCATTTGTGGACTCAAGTTTAAACGGGGattataattgatccatttcgaataccacaaggtcatttttgggcctttttccttaaaaaaaaaaaaaaaaaaagtaggcTCGATTGTAATCAACACCTTATAAAATAAAGCCCTTGCAAAAGCTAGCAAGATTATAATCAACTAATTATCTACCTACTATTTTATACGTTCCTTTTCCTTCCAAATAGAATAACgtgcaagaaatataaaaaaatttaccTTTACTTTTTCAAAAAGGAAACAACGAGTATAGGGAGCTGCCTTAGGTATTTTTCTAGGACTAGAGATACATCAAAGATAAAGTACGGAGAATTTGAAACATTCAATATCCAAGAGCAGAAGGAACATATACTTTTTAAATAATACAAAAACTGAGGATTttacagcctctctactcctccggagtaggggtaaggtctgcgtacacataaTCCTTTTCAGACCCCatttgtgggattacactaggtGGTGGTTGTTGTTGTACAAAAACTGAGAATTTTACTATTTCAGAGTCTCAAACGGCAAGTGAGATAACATCCAAACATGAAAAGTCACCTAAAgaaatgataaataataaaatatgagGTCACTAACAAAAGCATACATCATAACATAACTCATAGGATTTTCCAAATTATTGACAAAGTACAGATCTTTGTTATTGTTGGATGCATATACAACTGTAGACAGATCATAACTAACGTGAACATTTATCGATTCTATATTAGCTATATACATGAATGTGCAAGGAATACTAAGAGTAAAGtatcatttgttttctcttaaaCCTGTTATGGGTCGGAATGCAGCCAAGAACACAGATACCTTGGACAACAGAAAGCCGATAGTCCCAAGCATGAGATCTTTCGGTGTCAGCACACTGGAAATGTCTCCGAGGGCATATTTTGCTGCAGCTGTAGTAACTACAAGAGCCAATACTATGTTTAACACTGAACCTTTGAATCCTTTATTGGTCTGATCAAGAGTTTCTGTCTTGTTACTTGAAGTCAATTCTGAAGATGGTATAACATCAACAGACCTTTGCACGAGTAATAGATATAGAAATCCTCCGATACCACCTGTTAAGAAGGCGATTGCAGCCTTTTCCCCGGCTAAGAATGCAATGGACGAACCAGCAATAGTGAGGATTGCATCATAAAGCAATAAAGACAACTTCAAATCTGCATATTCCTTCATGGTGTCTTCATTTGATATCTTCTGAGTGCTAAGGGAATATGGTGGCGAAGTTTTCTCATTTAATGACACAATGTTGTCCTGGGAAAACTCAGTAATTGAACATGGTCTAAACTCTAACATGGAACTATTGCTTTTCTCGCCGAGCAAGACATCCTCGATATCAAAGTCATACTGGACAGCAGTACAGTCGGATAAATTCTTCTCATTTCCTACTGACTCAGAATTTAGCAGGGAAATGACAGTTATGCTCATGCCTCCAAGTCTCCACTGACCTGCTTATTCACATTGGAACAAAATATAGAGAACTCATGTTTGTTAATTTCCTTTTTGATGCTTAAATATGCATAATAGTAATCAAACTAATAGTTCACAATGAGCATCTTTTGACAAATTCATATTCTCATTTAGGCGCTTATAGTCCAGGTCCAATTGAAAGAGATACTGAGAACTAAGCACTCACTAAGTGTGTCACTAGTATATGCCGAAGTCTGAATCCCCATACCCCCAATCTCCTTCAAACTTGTCATTCTTCTTGTTCTATATGCAAATGATGTAATCATTTACTGCAAAATATTGGTGTAAATTTGACGAATGCTACTGTTGAGTAATCAGGATTCTTACTGAGGCAACCACTGTCAAAATGCAGTTTGGTGAATATCAAAATGCCAGATGTACTTTTCGGATAACTATGCATGTAACAGTTTGATCCCAAAGGCTTTTCTGGATATACTAACCTGATTCTGGGCTGATCCAAACAGCTGCAATTTTTCCAAGTTTAGGTCCCTCAAATATGAACTCATCTACAGAACCTCTTTGGAAGTGGAGAAGATCAGAACTCTGTGACTGTGCAGAATGGACATTCTCCAGACCAGTTGATATCTTCTGTAAGACTGAGTCGCCATTTTCATCTATCAAACAAAGCAGGACTTCAGAGTTTATGTCGGTGAGATCTGATCCATATGCGCTACTTGTTTGCAGCTTGACTTTGTACAAAGAATTGGACTTATCCAAATTTGAAAGATTGAGCATGTTTTCCAGCGACCAATCTCCACCGAATTTTATGTCAGTGGCTGGTAAAAGTCGGGAAGGTTTTACATAGTCCCGGAAATCTGAAAAATTGAGTTGCATGATTAAAGTGAGGAGCTGAAACAAATGTACTAGCATGAATAAGTGAATGAAACACCAGAGTCTGCACCTTGTTAGACATATATGAATCTAGATAAAGTGGTTTATTCAACTTTTTCTCTATTCAACTGAAGTGAAAGAATAACCAGAGCAGATTACATTACATAGCTGGACACCAACTTCATATATTTAGAAGCTAACAATGATCGTGCAATCATAGAGGTTTAACGCATCAAATCGTTCCATTCAACATCACTCCTATCATTTTTTTGACAAGTTTTATTCACAAAAGTGGCGCTTGGGAAGTGCTCAGACTAATCCATGTGATCATCTTTATCTTTATGAACATTTGAACTTTAGCTGCAGCTGACAGGTTTTTACTTTTTAGGCACTGCATAACACTCCCCACACGTGTTCAAACTTCCATAAAATTTCACATAATTTTTCCTCGGCATTTTGAACTCTCCTGATACCAATAAACAGAAAACCCaattcatatttttttatatctatCTCATCTCCCTTGTCACAACATCAAAATTTCAAATCACAAACTACCCCCAAGTGAAAATTCCTCAACACCCTCAATAATACTCTTTCCCAAAGCTTAGcagtaaaatatcatcaactatttCCAAGTTAGCTCATAACCTTATACTAACAAACTTAACAATTACTATAGCAACAAATTTATCACCATAAAAAGTTACAAACATTATCTATAACACCATGAAAAGTTACAAaacatagaaagaaaaaaaaagtttaaaactttCCAATTTCCTTCCAAAGTGTACCTTGAAAGTCTGATTTTTTGAAGTGAATCTTCCAAGAACAGCTGCAAATTCTTCTTATACGAAttggttttattgaattcctcACTGGAACTGCACTTTGAGTTGCAAAGATCAAATTTCTCATAAATAAAGACTCCATTTTTAGCTAATTTCTGTTCAGAAAATTCCTCACTGGTTTTTATTTGAGTGAGAGAAGCGTATGGTAATGGGACAACTAAAATATCTTTGAGGCCCAATATTAAAAGCCCAATAAACCTTTGGCACATTGGGTAAGCCCACTAAAGAGAAAGCCCATTGTGACTTCTATATAGTGCTAATCACCcgtgaaaaattataaattatattatgAAAATAAATCTTTTTCGTTATATATAAATGGTTATATCTCATTTGAATAGGGAAAGATTTTAGTGTAGTGATAAAAGGGATTCAAAAGTTATTTAGCTCGTATGCTTAAATCTCAATTATGAGAATTTAGTACTTTTTTGGATTCCGTAACAAAAGAGCTGAAACAACTACCGTTCGTATATGCTTTTAATAGAGATTCAACCTATATCATGAGTATGTTTGGTAGGTAAACGATCATAATTCAAATTATAGTGTTACGATTTTAAGTATCAGAATTCAATTGTATTGTCacgattttgaattttgaaagagtTTCTGACTGAGATGTGATGTGatcttttaaaaatattaatagcAATTTCTTGGACCGTTGGATTCTTTTAGCATAGGTTAAGTCAAAACATTATAGCAATAATAAAAAGAGGAAAGAGAATTAGTTTTTCCTTTATGTTTTTGGTAATGTTGCAAGatgaaaataacaaaatatcGTTGCTTTATCgttcatgttttttttattttattcaaaaccAATAAACAAGTAagatattttcttatatattaGGTGATGGTGTGGTTGAGAGGAAGAAAGGAAATAAACCTTATAGCATACAGTTTCCCTTATTAGAAATAAAGTTGAAATTTCTTAACAACTTGATCCGCTGTAGCACTGGTCAATTCATTCTCTATGTGAAAGAATCCGGGTTCAAATCCCGGCAGCGGAAATATGTTTTggtgtttatttttcttgttttatgaaaaaaataaaatgttcCATATAGACCTTTTGATATTTTATCAATATCAAGTCTATAATTTTTTGCAGAGAtacaaattaattataaaaagtttaatTTAAGTTGGGGCGAAGAGTCGGACTGGCTCGGCTTCGACTAAAACTTGGCTTGACTCAACTTGAATCGATTTCGATCGAAATTCATCAATCGAAAagctcaatcaaaactcaatttagTAAAATTCGAATTATACTGAACTAACTCGTTATTGAGCCATGTAATAATTACTTTAAATCTAAACTTTAGCAGTAAATTATCTAATTCTCAAGTTAGCTCGTAATCTCATAGGAGTACTACAAAGCATCAAAGCTTGCCTTTTAAGGCTTTAAcaattaggggtcgtttggtaggagtaTTAGGGGAAAATAATATTTGTATTAGTTTTGATATTAGTAATCCCTTGTTTGGTAGTATTTTTCAACCCATGTGTATTAGTTATATATCCGATTTgatattatcctatgtataattAATACATAGCAAACTATGACATTAGTAATACTATGGTTTTTAATACATAGATAAGCATGTATACACTCCTATGTAATGCATGTTATTTTGATATATCAAACCAAACAGAATCTCCGCATAATTAATCTCAACATTACCTATATACTTTATTCAGTACTTTCCTATACAAAGAGGCGTATCCAGTGTAGAAGCTATGAGTTCAACTGAACCTATAGCTTTCGCTCATACTTTGTATTTTTGCCCGAAAAACcattaaatatatacaaataataaattttgaactcATTAAATTAGATAAGATGTGATAGAATTGCGAATTTAAACTTATAAagtttaaatcctgaatccgcATTTGCTTATACACCCTACTAAACGACCCCTTAAAACAAAAAGGCTGAAGCCTTTCCTTGGTGGACATCAAATGTAGACCCATAAACCTTAgcaaacacaataacaatatAGTTGAGACTAATATCATTCCATGTGTGCTTCTAATAGAGTTTCAATCTATCTCATGAGAAACATATGGAAATGTGACAATTAGAATAGGGAGAagtttaaaaatagccagatttacaagcaGTAactgaaaaatagtcacagtttcaaaagtaatcaaaatttagcggaaagtaaagataaatctgaacgaaaatactgttcaaaatctggaaaatattccagcataatatactggagttccagtataatatgctgctccggcataatatgctggaagttcatacacaggtgctttaatctccagtatattatgctggaactttccgtgtgttggagttccaacataatatgctggaaattcatgcacaggtgcaccaatctccagtatattatgctggaaattttcgtgttgcagcaaaatagtggctattttttaataattttataaacgttggctatttttcaattaccagtccgaaaac is drawn from Nicotiana tabacum cultivar K326 chromosome 9, ASM71507v2, whole genome shotgun sequence and contains these coding sequences:
- the LOC107761691 gene encoding uncharacterized protein LOC107761691, which translates into the protein MESLFMRNLIFATQSAVPVRNSIKPIRIRRICSCSWKIHFKKSDFQDFRDYVKPSRLLPATDIKFGGDWSLENMLNLSNLDKSNSLYKVKLQTSSAYGSDLTDINSEVLLCLIDENGDSVLQKISTGLENVHSAQSQSSDLLHFQRGSVDEFIFEGPKLGKIAAVWISPESGQWRLGGMSITVISLLNSESVGNEKNLSDCTAVQYDFDIEDVLLGEKSNSSMLEFRPCSITEFSQDNIVSLNEKTSPPYSLSTQKISNEDTMKEYADLKLSLLLYDAILTIAGSSIAFLAGEKAAIAFLTGGIGGFLYLLLVQRSVDVIPSSELTSSNKTETLDQTNKGFKGSVLNIVLALVVTTAAAKYALGDISSVLTPKDLMLGTIGFLLSKVSVFLAAFRPITGLRENK